A segment of the Microbacterium luteolum genome:
ATGCCGTCGTCCACGCTGCTGGGCGCCACGACGTACACGCTGATCGAGCAGCAGCTGGCGGATGTCGGCATCGCGGTCGAGTACACCGACCCGGGCAACAACTTCATCGCCGACCTGCTCGCGCCGAAGTTCCCGGTGTCGTTCATGGCTCTGGAGCAGAACCCCGACTGGCAGCTGATCCAGTTCATGATCGCGCCGTCCGCGATCTTCAACCCGTTCGGCTATGAGGACCCGAAGGTCGACGAGTTCATCCAGGAGATCCAGTTCGGCGACGAGGCCACGCAGGAATCGGTGGCGAAGGAGCTCAACGCCTACATCGTCGAACAGGCGTGGTTCGCGCCCTTCTACCGCGTGCAGGGCAGCTTCGCCACGGACGCCTCGACGACCGTCGAGATGCTCCCGACGAACGCCTACCCCGCGATCTACGACTTCACGCCGAAGTCCTGACGCGATCCCTCCGGCCCGCCCGCGTCGCTGCGGGCGGGCCGGAACCCGATCCCTTCCACCACAGGAGCGCAGCATGCTCATGTTCATCGTGCGCCGGATCCTCGCCGGCATCGTCCTGCTCATCGTCATCTCCGTGGTGACGTTCGGGCTCCTCTTCCTCGACAGCGCGAACATCGCGCGTCGCATCCTCGGCCAGAACGCCACCGAGGAGCTGGTCGCCCAGAAGGCGGCAGAGCTGGGCCTCGACCGCCCGCTCACCGCTCAGTACTGGGACTGGCTGACCTCGGCGCTGACCGGCGACCTCGGCCGCTCCTGGTTCAACGGGCAGCTGGTCTCGGTGAGCCTGAGCGGACGCCTCAGCGTCAGCCTCTCGCTCGTCATCGGCGCGACCCTCATCTCCGCCGTGCTCGCGATCGCGCTCGGCGTGGTCGCCGCACGCCGCGGCGGCTGGGTCGACGCGGTCGTGCAGTTCATCTCGGTGATCGGCTTCGCGATCCCCGGCTTCCTCATCGCGCTGTACCTCGTGCTGATCTTCGCGATCAACCTCCACTGGTTCAAGGCCACCGGCTACATCCCGATCACGCAATCGTTCAGCGGGTGGCTGGCATCGGTGACGCTGCCGATCGCCGCCCTCGCCATCGGCGCCATCGCGGCCGTCGCCCAGCAGGTGCGCGGTTCGGTGGTCGACGCGATGTCCCGCGACTACGTGCGCACGCTCCGCTCCCGCGGGCTGTCGTCGAACAGCGTGATCTACAAGCACGTGCTGCGCAACGCCGGGGGCCCCGCGCTCGCGGTCCTCGCCGTGCAGTTCATCGGCCTCCTCGGCGGGGCCGTCATCGTCGAGCAGGTGTTCGCCCTCCCCGGGATGGGCCAGCTCACGGTCTCGGCCACGACCCAGGGCGACATCCCCGTCGTGATGGGCGTCGTGATCGCCTTCGCGGTGATCGTCCTCATCGTGAACCTCCTCATCGACCTCGCGCAGGCAGCGCTCAACCCGAAGGTGCGACTCTCATGACCGCCATCGACGTTCCGACCGCGGTGCCGACACCCGCGGCGAAGATCTCGCTGATGCGCCGACTCGTTCGACGCCCCGTCTCGCTGATCTCGCTCGTGTTCCTGGCGGTCATCGCGATCATCGCGGTCACCGGACGCTGGATCGCGCCGTTCGATCCGAACCTCGCCTCGCTCCAGCTGGTGCTCGCTCCGCCGAGCGGGGAGCATCTGCTCGGTGCCGACAGCGCTGGTCGCGACGTGCTCTCGCGCCTGCTGGCCGCCACGCAGATCACCCTCGCCGCGGCTCTCGTCGCCGTCGTCACGGCGCTCGTGATCGGGGTCGTCTCGGGTCTGATCGCCGGCTACTACCGCGGCTGGTTCGACGCCGTCGCCTCCTGGGTCACGTCGCTCGTGATGGCCCTCCCCGGCATCGTCGTGCTGCTCGCGGCTCGTGCCGTCCTCGGACCGAGCGTGTGGCTGGCGATGTTCATCTTCGGCATCCTGCTCGCTCCCGCCTACTACCGCCTGGTCTACGCGGCGGTCACCGGTGTGCGCGGCGAGCTCTACGTCGACGCGGCGAAGGTGTCCGGCCTCTCCGACGTGCGCATCATCGGCCGCCACATCCTCTCGGTCGTGCGCGCGCCGATCATCATCCAGTCGGCGATCATCACGGGGATCGCGATCGCGATCCAGTCCGGGCTGGAGTTCCTCGGCCTCGGCGACATGAGCGTCCCGACCTGGGGAGGGATGCTCAACGACGGGTTCGCCAACATCTACAAGCAGCCGCTCCTGATGCTGTGGCCCTCTCTGGCCATCGGCCTCACGGCCATCGCTCTGACCCTGCTCGCGAACGGCATGCGCGATGTGCTCGAGCGCACGGCCGTGGTGCGCCGCCGTCGCCGCCGCGCCGTGACGACCTCGACCGGATCGATCGCCGCCGTCACGACCTCGTTCAGCATGTCCGGCGGGGATGCCGACGCGCTCGAGGAGTCCGCTCCCCTGCCCGTCGTCGGGGAGACGATCGTCCATCCCGACGACGCGAGCCGGAGCACGCCCGGTGCCGCACCGATCCTCACGGTCTCCGATCTGCGCGTCGCGTACGAGCAGCAGGAGGGCGAGGACATCGAGGTCGTGCACGGCGTCTCGCTGCAGATCCGCAAGGGCGAGGTGCACGGCCTCATCGGCGAGTCCGGCTCCGGCAAGACGCAGACGGCTTTCGCCGTGCTCGGGCTGCTGCCGCGGGGCGGACGCGTCACCGGAGGCTCGATCGAGTACGAGAGCACCCAGCTGGCCGACGCTTCGGAGAGCGCCTATGCCGGCATCCGCGGGCGGCGCATCGGGTACATCCCGCAGGAGCCGATGAGCAACCTCGATCCGTCCTTCACGATCGGGTATCAGCTCGTCGAACCGCTGCGCAAGAATCTCGGCCTGTCGAAGAAGGAGGCGACCGAGCGTTCGCTCGCGCTCCTCGACCGCGTCGGCATCCCGAACCCGAAGCGCACCTTCGACGCCTATCCGTTCGAGGTGTCCGGCGGGATGGCGCAGCGCGTGCTCATCGCCGGCGCCGTGTCGACCGATCCCGACCTCATCATCGCCGACGAGCCGACGACGGCTCTCGACGTCACGGTCCAGGCCGAGGTGCTCGACCTGCTGCGTGATCTGCAGCGCGAGCGCCAGATGGCGATGCTGCTCGTGACGCACAACTTCGGCGTCGTCGCCGATCTCTGCGACCGGGTGACGGTGATGCAGCAGGGGCTCTTCGTCGAGCAGGGTCCGGTCCGGACCATCCTGCGCTCCCCCTCGCACGCCTACACGCAGTCGCTGCTGGACGCGATCCTCGACGATGGTCCAGCCCGCGCCCCGCTCGTCACCGCACGTCCCACGGAAGGAGACCGGTCGTGAACGACATGCTGCTCCAGGTCGACGACCTTCACGTCGCCTACCCCGGCAAGGGGTTCCGCGCCGAGCCGTTCCACGCACTGAAGGGCGTCTCCCTCGACATCCGGCCCGGCGAGACCGTCGGTCTGGTCGGCGAATCGGGTTCGGGCAAGACCACGCTCGGACGCGCCGTGCTGGGGCTCGCCCCGGTGACGGAGGGTTCGATCCGCTACGACGGCCGCGAGATCGGCCACCTGAACCGTCGCGAGCGGCGCTCGCTGGCCAGCGAGATCCAGGTCGTGTTCCAGGACCCGTACTCCTCGCTGAATCCGTCCATGACGATCGCACAGATCCTCGCGGAGCCGCTCACCGCACGCGGCGTCGCGGCCAAGGCTGCGAACGCCCGCGTCACCGACCTGCTCGATCGCGTCGGGCTCCCGGCGGATGCTGCCCGCCGGCTCCCCCGCGAGTTCTCGGGCGGGCAGCGCCAGCGCGTGGCGATCGCCCGCGCGCTGGCGCTGGATCCGAAGCTGATCGTGTGCGACGAGCCGGTTTCGGCCCTGGACCTGTCGACCCAGGCGCGCGTCCTCGATCTCTTCATCGAGATCCAGGAGCGCACCGGCGTCGCCTACCTCTTCATCTCGCACGACCTCGCGGTGGTCCGTCACATCAGCCATCGCGTGGCGGTGATGTACCGGGGCGAGCTCGTCGAGACGGGCGACGGCGACCAGGTCACCGCGCGGCCCGCGCATCCGTACACGCAGCGGCTGTTCCTCGCCGCCCCCGTCCCCGACCCGGACGCCCAGCAGAAGCGTCGCGCCGACCGTCGCGCGCTCATCGACGCGCAGAACATCTCCGAAGGATCAGCCGTATGAACGCCCGCCCGTCCGATTCCACCGCTCACCTGCGTCCGCTGCTGGAGCGGCTCTCCCTCGAGCAGAAGGCCGCGCTCGTGCAGGGCGCCGACTTCTGGACCACGGTGCCGCTGCCCGAGATCGGATTGCGCGCGCTCACGCTCTCCGACGGCCCCGCCGGGGTGCGCGGACCGCGATGGGACGAGCGCGATCCCTCGCTCAACCTCCCGTCCGGCTCGGCGCTGGCAGCCTCCTGGGACGTCGACCTCGCCCACCGGTACGGGGCGGCCGCGGCATCCGAGGCACGGCGCAAGGGCGTCGACGTCGTGCTCGGCCCCACGATCAACCTGCACCGCTCGCCGCTCGGCGGACGGCACTTCGAGTGTCTCAGCGAGGACCCGGAGCTCACCGCGGAGCTGGGGGCCGCGTACGTGCGCGGCATGCAGGAGAACGGCGTCGCCGCCACCCCGAAGCACTACGTCGCGAACGACTCGGAGACGGATCGCTTCACGGTCGACATCGAGGTCGACGAGCGCGCACTGCGCGAGCTCTACCTCGCACCGTTCGAGCGTGCCGTCGAAGCCGGGGCGTGGTCGATCATGAGCGCCTACAACGCCGTCGACGGCGTCACGATGACGGAGAACGACCTGCTCGAGACGCCGCTCAACAGCGAGTGGGGCTTCGACGGCGTCGTCGTCAGCGACTGGACCGCCGTGCGCTCTCTCGACGCCGTCGCCGCAGCGCAGGACCTCGCGATGCCCGGTCCCGCTCCCGCCTGGGCCGAGCTCGTGGACGCGGTCCGTGACGGGCGCGTGCAGGAGAGCGACATCGATCGCAAGGTGCTGCGCATCCTGCTCCTCGCCGAGCGCGTCGGTGCGCTCGAAGGGACGGATGCCGTCGTCCCGGCACCCCTGGACGGCCCGGCCTTCGCGCGCGAGGCCGCGATCGAGGGCGCCGTGCTGCTGCAGAACGACGGGGTGCTCCCGCTCGGCGGCGTCGGGAGCATCGCGATCATCGGTCACAACGCCAGGGAGGCCCGCACTCAGGGCGGCGGTTCGGCGACGGTACTGCCGGAAGAGGTGGTGTCGCCGCTCGATGCTCTCCGCGCGGCGTTCCCCGCCGCGGACACCCGCTACGAGATCGGCGCCGTCGTGCAGGACGGCGTCGCCGAGATCCCGCCGACGACGATCGTCAACCCGGTGACCGGCGATCAGGGGCTGCGGGTGAGCTTCCTCGACGGGGACGGCACCGAGCTGTTCGCCGAGGACCGGCGCGCGACCGCGCTGGTGTGGTTCGGCGGCGATGCGCCGATCGGCGCGAGCCGCACCGTGGTGCTGTCGACCCGGTACACGCCGACCGAGACGACGAGCATCGAGCTCGGCTTCGCGGGGGCGAATCCGGGGCGGATTTTCGTCGACGGCGAGCTCGTGCTCGACGACACCCCGGTCATCGAGGGAACCGACCTCGGTGCCGCCTTCCTCAACCCGCCGTCCGTGACAACGGCCGTACCGGTCGAGGCCGGGCGTGCGATCGACATCCGCGCCGAGTTCACCCGGGAGTCGCGGGGTGCGCTGGACGGCGCCCTGAGCGTGACCCTCGGCATCGCCCCGGAGCGCACCGACCCCGACGAGCTGATCGCTCGGGCCGTCGAGGCGGCACGCGGCGCCGAGGTCGCGATCGTCGTCGTCGGCACGAACTCGAAGGTCGAGTCCGAGGGATACGACCGCGTGGACCTCGACCTGCCGGGACGTCAGGACGACCTGGTGCGCGCGGTCGCCGCCACCGGCACGCCGACCATCGTGGTCGTGAACGCCGGATCCCCGGTCGTGCTGCCCTGGGCCGCCGACGTCGCGGCCATCGTGCAGGGCTACTTCGGCGGGCAGGAGTTCGGCCATGCGATCGCCGACGTCGTGACCGGAGCCGCCGAGCCCGGTGGCCGCCTGCCGACCACGTGGCCGGCGTCGCTCGCCGACGTGCCGGTCTCCGCCGTGACCCCGGCCGACGGCCGTCTCGTGTACGCCGAGGGTCTGCACATCGGATACCGCGCCTGGCTGCGGCAGAGCGCCGCCCCGGCCTTCCCGTTCGGCCACGGCCTGGGCTACACCTCCTGGACCTGGGGCGCGGCACAGCGTCACGGGGATGCCGTCGAGGTGACCCTCGCGAACACGGGCGCGCGTCGCGGGAAGCAGGTCGTGCAGGTGTACGCCGAGCGCGCCGACTCCGCCGTCGAACGCCCCGAGCGCTGGCTCGTCGGATTCGCCGCGGTCCGCGCCGAACCCGGTGAGACCGTCACCGCCGTGATCCCCGTCCCACCCCGGCGACTCGCGCATTGGGCGGGCGACTGGGTCGTCGAACCCGGGCAGTACACGCTGCGGATCGGGCCGTCCGTCGTCGAGCTGCCGCTGTCGGTGGACTGGGAGCAGGCATGACCGCGCTCGCGAGCCTCACGGGCCGTCTCCAGGGACGCGCCGACGACCGGCTCGCCGCCGTCGTGGCGCGCCTCGACGAGGCGCTCGCCGCTGACCCCGATCTGTCGTTCCAGGTGGCCGCGTATCACCACGGCACCGCGGTGCTCGACGCGTGGGGCGGACCTCACCTCGGCGCGCAGTCGCTGACGGTCCCATACTCAGTCACCAAGAACGTGATCGGCGTGGCCGTCGGCCTCCTCGTGGAACGCGGCGACCTGGATCTCGATGAGCGCGTCGCGCACCACTGGCCCGAGTTCGCCGCGAAGGGCAAGGGAGCCGTCACCGTCCGCCAGCTCCTGTCGCATCAGGCGGGGCTCCCCCAGACCGTCCCCGGGCTGACCTGGGACGAACTGCTCGACCATCACGCCGCCGCCGAGAGGCTCGCCGCCAGCCGACCGTTCTGGTACCCCGGGAGCGCCTTCGGCTACCACGCGATCACGATCGGCAACCTCGCCGACGAGCTGGTGTTCCGGGCGACGGGTCGCACGCTGCATGAGCTCTACGAGCACGACATCCGCGCCCCGCACGACATCGACTTCTTCCTCGGGCTCCCCGCCGAGCACGAGGAGCGACTCGTGCCGCTGCTGCCGATGATCCCGCCCGCCACCGACACGACACCACCCGCGACGTCCGCCCTCGGACCGGTGGTCTTCGCCATGCCCGACGACGTCGACCTGGCGCACTCCCCGCGCAGCTGGCGGTACGGTCATCCCGGCGGATCGGGCACCGGCACGGCGCGGGGCATCGCGCGCCTGCTCGCGGTCGCCGTCACCGGTGTCGACGGGGCTCCGCCGCTGCTCTCGTCCGACACGGTCGAGCAGATCGGTCAGCAGCAGGTCCGCGGATACGACGAGGTGCTGCATCAGCACGATCGCGCCCACGCCGTGGTCTTCCAGAAGCCGTCACAGCAGCTGGCGTTCGGCGGGCCCCGCGCGTTCGGGCACGACGGCGCGATGGGCGCCCTCGCGTGCGTCGATCCGGACAGCGGCGTCGCCTTCGCCTGGACGATCGCGCGCGGCCCGTGGCCCGGTGGCGCCGATCCGCGGGCGGTCTCCGTCGCGCGCGAGCTCGGCATCCTCCTCTCCTCCTGACCCCCGCAGACCGGAAAGCTCCCCATGACCACCCTGTTCAACCCCCTCCTCAACGGCTTCCACCCCGACCCCTCGGTCGTGCGCGTCGGCGACGACTGGTTCCTCGCCACCTCGACCTTCGAGTACCTTCCCGGCATCCCGATCCACCGCTCGAGCGACTTCGAGAACTGGGAGCTCATCGGGCACGTCGCCACGCGCGAGGGGCAGCTCGCCGTGGCGGACGTCCCGACCGCGGGCGGCGCGTGGGCGCCGACCCTCCGTCACCGGGACGGCGTGTTCCATCTCGTCATCACGGATGCGATGGGACGCGGGATGCTGCACTTCACCGCGACGGATGCCGCCGGCCCGTGGAGCGACGGGGACCTGATCCTGAGGCAGGACGGCACGGGATCGGTCGACGGCATCGACCCCGACATCGCCTGGGGTGAGGACGACACGGTCTACATCACCTTCTCTGGACTGCTCCTCAGCGGGGAGGGCGTCGGTCAGCACCTCGGCATCCAGCAGGTGCGCGTCGATCTCGACCGCCACATCGCCCTCGAGGAGCCGCGCTCGCTCTGGTCGGGGACCGGCGGGCAGTTCCCCGAGGCGCCGCACCTGTACCCGGTCGACGGCCGCTGGTATCTCATGATCGCCGAGGGCGGCACGGAGCGCGGTCACGGCATCTCGATCGCCCGCGGAGACTCCCCCGAGGGCCCGTTCGAGACCGCGCCGCAGAACCCGCTGGTGTCGGCGCGATCGACGATCCGTCCCGTGCAGAACACCGGTCACGGCGACCTCGTGATCGGTCCGGACGGGACATGGCTGTGCGTGCTCCTCGGCGTGCGCCCTCGCAGCATGACCCGCGCGTTCTCCGCTCTGGGTCGCGAGACGTTCGTCACCGCCGTGCGATGGGAGGACGACGGCTGGCCCGCCATCGACCCCGTGCTGCTCCACGCGCGACCGGGCACCCGTGTCGACATCGACTTCTCCACGGTGCGCGAGCTCGACCGCGAGTGGATCGCCGTGCGGCAGACGCCCGGCTCGATCGCCGACCTCGATGCGCGTGCGGATGCACTGGTGCTGCACGGCGACGGGCGCACGCTGGACGACCCCCGCCCCGTGTTCCTCGGGCGACGGCAGGAGCACCTCACGAACGCGGTGACCGTCGCGGTCGACGTGAGCGCCGGCGTCGGCGGTCTCGCCGTGCGCTACGACGAGCGCTTCCACGTGGAGATCGAGGCGGGCGGCGGCGCGGTGGTCGCCCGTGCCGTGGTCGCGGACCTCGTGCAGGAATGGACCGCGCCCGTCGCCTCCGACGTGCTCGAGCTCCACATCGAATCGCGCCCGCCGCACGCCGGCGGCGGCTTCCCGCGCACCTCCGACGTGTTCCACCTCGCGGTGACCGCCGACGGGGTCCGGCAGGAGCTGGCGCAGATCGACGGGCGCTTCCTCTCCTCCGAGACGGCCGAGTCGTTCACCGGGAGGGTGATCGGCGCCTATGCGGTCACCGGAGACATCGTCGTGACACGCTGGACCGCGGAGGGAGACGACGAATGACCGGAGCAGCCCGCATCGCATCCGTCAGAGCCGAGCTCCGCGACGATACCTCGTTCGTCGCGACCCCCGCGCCCCGGTTGAGCTGGACCGTCGCGACCGCGCAGGACGGCTGGCTGCAGAGCTCCGCCGAGGTCACGGACGGCAGAGAGACCGTCGCCGTACCTGGCGCGGAGAGCGCCCTCGTGGCCTGGCCATTCGCCCCGCTCGCCGCCGGCGAATCCCGCGACGTGCGCGTGCGCGCCCGGTCCGTCGCCGGTGAGCAGACGCCGTGGAGCGAGCCGCTCACCGTCGCCGCAGGCTTCCTCGCCGAGGGCGAGTGGATCGCGCGGCCGATCGGGCTCGACGCGCCCGATCGCGACGCCCAGCCCGCGGTGGTGCGCGCATCCTTCATGCTCGATCGCCCCGTCGCACGGGCGCTGCTGTTCTGGACGGCGCTGGGAGCCGCGGAACCGGAACTCAACGGAACCGCCGTCTCCGACGATGTGCTCGCCCCGGGATGGACCGCCTATCGCGACCGCCTCGTGCACGAGACCGTCGACGTCACGGCGCTCCTCCGTGACGGCGCCAACGAGCTGAGGGCCACGATCGCCGGAGCCTGGTACACCGAGAAGTACGGGTTCTTCGCGTTCGCCGACCGCCTCTACGGCACGCAGCCGTCCTTCCTCGCCCAGATCCGCGTGGAGTACGCGGACGGCGGCACCGACGTCGTCGCCGCGACGGGAGAGGGCTGGGAGGCCGCCGGTGACGGACCCGTCGTCGACAGCGGCATCTATCCGGGCGAGCATCAGGACCTCCGCAGAGCGGCGACGGCGTGGACGCCGGCGAGGATCGGCGCCGCCGCGGCACCCGGATACGAGAACGTGCCGGTGCCGGAGGCGCGCATCGCGCCGCCGGTGCGCCGTACCGAGACGCTCAGCGTGATCGACGTGCTCGAGACGCCGTCCGGCGGCCGGATCCTCGACTTCGGGCAGAACCTCGTCGGGCGTCTCCGCATCCGCATCCGCGGAGAGGCCGGATCGCGTGTCGTCGTCCGCCACGCCGAGGTGCTCGAAGACGGCGAGCTCGCGCTGCGTCCGCTGCGCAATGCCGCGGCGACGGCGACGTTCGATCTGTCCGGCGGCGACGACGTGCTCGAATCGCGTTTCTCGTTCTACGGATTCCGCTACGCGCAGCTCACGGGTGCCGACGTGTCCCCCGACGACGTCGAGGCCGTCGTGCTGCATTCGGACATGAGGCGCACGGGCTGGTTCGACGCCTCCGATCCCCTGCTCGCACGCCTGCACGAGAACGTGCTGTGGGGCATGCGCGGCAACTTCCTCTCGATCCCGACCGACTGCCCGCAGCGCGACGAGAGGCTCGGCTGGACGGGCGACATCCAGGTGTTCGCTCCGACGGCGAGCTTCCTCTTCGACTGCGACGGCTTCCTCACGTCGTGGCTGCGCGATCTCTCGTTCGAGCAGGCCAGGGCCGGCGGTGCGGTGCCGCTCGTCGTCCCCGCAGCCCTCCCCGGATTCGGTGCGGCCGGAGGTGCGACCCCCGCTGCCTGGGGCGACGCGGCGACGGTCGTGCCTCATGTGCTCTTCGAGCGGTACGGCGACGTCGCGGTGCTCGCCGCGCAGTACACGAGCATGCGGGACTGGGTGGACACCGTGCTGCGCGATGCCGGCGACGACGGCCTGTGGGCCGGACGGATGCAGCTGGGCGACTGGCTCGACCCGGCGGCGCCCGCCGACAAGCCCGGCCAGGCCAGGGTCGACTCCGACATCGTCGCGAGCGCGTACCTCGCGCGCTCGCTGCGCCTCGTCGCCGAGGCCGCCGTGCTCCTCGGGCGCGACGATGACGCGCAGCGCTACGGAGCCCTCGCCGAGCGCTCCCGCGCCGCGTTCGCCGCCGAGTACATCACGCCGGCCGGTCGCATGATGAGCGACGCCGTCACCGCGTATGCGCTGGCGCTGGAGTTCGATCTGGCGACCGATGCGCGGCAGCGAGGTGCGCTCGGCGACCGGCTCGCCGCGCTCGTGCGCGAGGGCGGCTACCGCATCGCCACGGGGTTCGTGGGAACCCCCCTGGTCGCCGATGCGCTGACGAACGCCGGGCATCCGGCCGCGGCCGAGCGGCTGCTGCTGCAGACCGAATGCCCGTCGTGGCTGTATCCGGTCACGCAGGGGGCCACGACCGTCTGGGAGCGCTGGGACTCGCTCCTGCCGGACGGCTCGGTGAATCCGGGGGAGATGACCTCGTTCAACCACTACGCGCTCGGCGCTGTCGCGGACTGGCTGCACCGCACGGTGGCAGGACTCGCCGCGGCCGAACCGGGGTATCGGCGGCTGCGCATCGCCCCGCGCCCGCTGACGGCGCTGAGCCACGCCTCCGCCCGTCATGAGACGCCGTACGGCACCGCGTCCGTCGCCTGGCGTCGTGAGGGCGGCGAGATCGTGGTGACCGCGACCGTGCCGCCGAACACCACGGCGGAGGTGTCGGTGCCCGGCGCTCCCCCGTCCGTGGGCGCGGGCACGC
Coding sequences within it:
- a CDS encoding ABC transporter permease, whose translation is MLMFIVRRILAGIVLLIVISVVTFGLLFLDSANIARRILGQNATEELVAQKAAELGLDRPLTAQYWDWLTSALTGDLGRSWFNGQLVSVSLSGRLSVSLSLVIGATLISAVLAIALGVVAARRGGWVDAVVQFISVIGFAIPGFLIALYLVLIFAINLHWFKATGYIPITQSFSGWLASVTLPIAALAIGAIAAVAQQVRGSVVDAMSRDYVRTLRSRGLSSNSVIYKHVLRNAGGPALAVLAVQFIGLLGGAVIVEQVFALPGMGQLTVSATTQGDIPVVMGVVIAFAVIVLIVNLLIDLAQAALNPKVRLS
- a CDS encoding dipeptide/oligopeptide/nickel ABC transporter permease/ATP-binding protein, with translation MTAIDVPTAVPTPAAKISLMRRLVRRPVSLISLVFLAVIAIIAVTGRWIAPFDPNLASLQLVLAPPSGEHLLGADSAGRDVLSRLLAATQITLAAALVAVVTALVIGVVSGLIAGYYRGWFDAVASWVTSLVMALPGIVVLLAARAVLGPSVWLAMFIFGILLAPAYYRLVYAAVTGVRGELYVDAAKVSGLSDVRIIGRHILSVVRAPIIIQSAIITGIAIAIQSGLEFLGLGDMSVPTWGGMLNDGFANIYKQPLLMLWPSLAIGLTAIALTLLANGMRDVLERTAVVRRRRRRAVTTSTGSIAAVTTSFSMSGGDADALEESAPLPVVGETIVHPDDASRSTPGAAPILTVSDLRVAYEQQEGEDIEVVHGVSLQIRKGEVHGLIGESGSGKTQTAFAVLGLLPRGGRVTGGSIEYESTQLADASESAYAGIRGRRIGYIPQEPMSNLDPSFTIGYQLVEPLRKNLGLSKKEATERSLALLDRVGIPNPKRTFDAYPFEVSGGMAQRVLIAGAVSTDPDLIIADEPTTALDVTVQAEVLDLLRDLQRERQMAMLLVTHNFGVVADLCDRVTVMQQGLFVEQGPVRTILRSPSHAYTQSLLDAILDDGPARAPLVTARPTEGDRS
- a CDS encoding ATP-binding cassette domain-containing protein, translated to MLLQVDDLHVAYPGKGFRAEPFHALKGVSLDIRPGETVGLVGESGSGKTTLGRAVLGLAPVTEGSIRYDGREIGHLNRRERRSLASEIQVVFQDPYSSLNPSMTIAQILAEPLTARGVAAKAANARVTDLLDRVGLPADAARRLPREFSGGQRQRVAIARALALDPKLIVCDEPVSALDLSTQARVLDLFIEIQERTGVAYLFISHDLAVVRHISHRVAVMYRGELVETGDGDQVTARPAHPYTQRLFLAAPVPDPDAQQKRRADRRALIDAQNISEGSAV
- a CDS encoding beta-glucosidase; the protein is MNARPSDSTAHLRPLLERLSLEQKAALVQGADFWTTVPLPEIGLRALTLSDGPAGVRGPRWDERDPSLNLPSGSALAASWDVDLAHRYGAAAASEARRKGVDVVLGPTINLHRSPLGGRHFECLSEDPELTAELGAAYVRGMQENGVAATPKHYVANDSETDRFTVDIEVDERALRELYLAPFERAVEAGAWSIMSAYNAVDGVTMTENDLLETPLNSEWGFDGVVVSDWTAVRSLDAVAAAQDLAMPGPAPAWAELVDAVRDGRVQESDIDRKVLRILLLAERVGALEGTDAVVPAPLDGPAFAREAAIEGAVLLQNDGVLPLGGVGSIAIIGHNAREARTQGGGSATVLPEEVVSPLDALRAAFPAADTRYEIGAVVQDGVAEIPPTTIVNPVTGDQGLRVSFLDGDGTELFAEDRRATALVWFGGDAPIGASRTVVLSTRYTPTETTSIELGFAGANPGRIFVDGELVLDDTPVIEGTDLGAAFLNPPSVTTAVPVEAGRAIDIRAEFTRESRGALDGALSVTLGIAPERTDPDELIARAVEAARGAEVAIVVVGTNSKVESEGYDRVDLDLPGRQDDLVRAVAATGTPTIVVVNAGSPVVLPWAADVAAIVQGYFGGQEFGHAIADVVTGAAEPGGRLPTTWPASLADVPVSAVTPADGRLVYAEGLHIGYRAWLRQSAAPAFPFGHGLGYTSWTWGAAQRHGDAVEVTLANTGARRGKQVVQVYAERADSAVERPERWLVGFAAVRAEPGETVTAVIPVPPRRLAHWAGDWVVEPGQYTLRIGPSVVELPLSVDWEQA
- a CDS encoding serine hydrolase domain-containing protein, translated to MTALASLTGRLQGRADDRLAAVVARLDEALAADPDLSFQVAAYHHGTAVLDAWGGPHLGAQSLTVPYSVTKNVIGVAVGLLVERGDLDLDERVAHHWPEFAAKGKGAVTVRQLLSHQAGLPQTVPGLTWDELLDHHAAAERLAASRPFWYPGSAFGYHAITIGNLADELVFRATGRTLHELYEHDIRAPHDIDFFLGLPAEHEERLVPLLPMIPPATDTTPPATSALGPVVFAMPDDVDLAHSPRSWRYGHPGGSGTGTARGIARLLAVAVTGVDGAPPLLSSDTVEQIGQQQVRGYDEVLHQHDRAHAVVFQKPSQQLAFGGPRAFGHDGAMGALACVDPDSGVAFAWTIARGPWPGGADPRAVSVARELGILLSS
- a CDS encoding glycoside hydrolase family 43 protein, whose product is MTTLFNPLLNGFHPDPSVVRVGDDWFLATSTFEYLPGIPIHRSSDFENWELIGHVATREGQLAVADVPTAGGAWAPTLRHRDGVFHLVITDAMGRGMLHFTATDAAGPWSDGDLILRQDGTGSVDGIDPDIAWGEDDTVYITFSGLLLSGEGVGQHLGIQQVRVDLDRHIALEEPRSLWSGTGGQFPEAPHLYPVDGRWYLMIAEGGTERGHGISIARGDSPEGPFETAPQNPLVSARSTIRPVQNTGHGDLVIGPDGTWLCVLLGVRPRSMTRAFSALGRETFVTAVRWEDDGWPAIDPVLLHARPGTRVDIDFSTVRELDREWIAVRQTPGSIADLDARADALVLHGDGRTLDDPRPVFLGRRQEHLTNAVTVAVDVSAGVGGLAVRYDERFHVEIEAGGGAVVARAVVADLVQEWTAPVASDVLELHIESRPPHAGGGFPRTSDVFHLAVTADGVRQELAQIDGRFLSSETAESFTGRVIGAYAVTGDIVVTRWTAEGDDE